A region of the Pantoea alfalfae genome:
GGCACCTGCCGGCTTCACCATCAATGAATCCGCGCCCTGAGCCGCATCAAGCAACGATTCACGGATCGCTTCACGACGGTTCATCGGGTTCATCTGGTAGGTTTTACGGTCGCCTTTCAGCGCCGTTCCGGCGGCTTCACGGAACGGGCCGTAAAACGATGAAGCGAATTTGGTGGAGTAGGACATGATGGCGGTCTGGGTAAAGCCCGCCGCGTCCAGTGCCCGGCGAATCGCCTCAACCTGACCATCCATCGCCGCTGACGGCGCAATGAAATCCGCACCGGCTGCGGCGGCAACCACCGCCTGTTTACCCAGATTTGCCAGGGTTGCATCGTTATCGACACCATGATCGCAGAGCACGCCACAGTGACCGTGGCTGGTGTATTCGCAGAAGCAGGTGTCAGACATCACAATCATTTCCGGCACGGTGTCTTTGCAGATGCGGGACATGCGTGCCACCAGACCGTTTTCGTTCCAGGCATCGCTGCCGGTCGCGTCGGTATGGTGCGAAATACCAAAGGTCATCACCGAGCGAATGCCCGCTTTGGCGATGCGCTCAATCTCATAGGCGAGACGTTTTTCCGGAATACGCATCACGCCAGGCATCGCCTGAATCGCTTTGTAATCGTCGACTTCTTCTTCAACAAAGATAGGCAGAGCCAGATCGTTCAGGCTCAGAGAAGACTCCTGGAACATTTCACGCATTGAAGCGCTGGCGCGCAATCGTCTTGGGCGCTGGATAAGGGAATAATCAGACATTTTCATTCTTAAGCAGGTGAAAAAAGTGGCTACAGTTTACTCTCTTTGTCTGCGAGGCATGAAGGTTTGTGTGCGGTAATAAGAGGGGAAAAGAACTCTCCCGCCGGGCGGCGGGAGAGCAGAACGATTACTCGTTGATATCCGGATGCTGCTGCACCAGGTTTTTACGTTTCGCTTCCAGGCGGGCAATCTCTTCGTCGATATCTTCGATTTTGTGCTCGATGTTATCGTGATGCTCCTGCAGGATTTCGCGCGCTTCTTCCATGTCTGAGGCGGCTGGCGTGGCACCTTTCAGTGGCTTGTTCGCCGTCTCTTTCATGAACAGACCGGTAATCAGACCAATCACCGCGACCACCATCAGATAGTAGGCTGGCATGTAGAGGTTGTTGGTGGTTTCTACCAGCCAGGCCGCCAGCGTTGGCGTCAGACCGGCAACCAGTACCGAGATGTTAAACGCACTCGCCAGCGCACTGTAGCGGATGTGCGTCGGGAACATCGCAGGCAGTGACGAGGCCATAACACCGGTAAAGGCGTTGAGGATCACCGCCATCAGCAGCAGACCACCAAAAATCAGGCCCAGCACGCCACTGTTGATCATCATGAAGGCGGGAATCGCGAAGACCAGCAGGGCGATACTGCCGATGATGATAAACGGACGGCGGCCGAAACGGTCACTCATCATGCCGATCATCGGCTGAACAAACAGCATACCAATCATGATGGCGATGATAATCATCACGCCGTGATCTTCGCTGTAATGCAGGTTGTGCGACAGGTAGCTCGGCATGTACGTCAGCAACATGTAGTAGGTGACGTTCGTGGCGATAACCAGACCGATACAGGAGAGCAGGCTGCGCCAGTGTTTGGTCGCAATCTCTTTAAATGAAACCTGCGGACCATCCTGCAGGCCTTCACGGTCGCCCTGTTCCAGTTTGTCCACATGCTGCTGGAAT
Encoded here:
- the hemB gene encoding porphobilinogen synthase; the encoded protein is MSDYSLIQRPRRLRASASMREMFQESSLSLNDLALPIFVEEEVDDYKAIQAMPGVMRIPEKRLAYEIERIAKAGIRSVMTFGISHHTDATGSDAWNENGLVARMSRICKDTVPEMIVMSDTCFCEYTSHGHCGVLCDHGVDNDATLANLGKQAVVAAAAGADFIAPSAAMDGQVEAIRRALDAAGFTQTAIMSYSTKFASSFYGPFREAAGTALKGDRKTYQMNPMNRREAIRESLLDAAQGADSLMVKPAGAYLDILRDIRERTELPLAAYQVSGEYAMIKFAAQAGAIDERNVVLESLGAIKRAGADLIFSYFALDLAEQKVL
- the proP gene encoding glycine betaine/L-proline transporter ProP, with the translated sequence MKLRRKRVKPIGIDDVTIIDDARLRKAITAASLGNAMEWFDFGVYGFVAYALGKVFFPDASPGVQMIAALGTFSVPFLIRPLGGLFFGMLGDKYGRQKILSITIIIMSVSTFCIGLIPSYASIGIWAPILLLLAKMAQGFSVGGEYTGASIFVAEYSPDRKRGFMGSWLDFGSIAGFVLGAGLVVLISSIIGEERFLEWGWRLPFFVALPLGIIGLYLRHALEETPAFQQHVDKLEQGDREGLQDGPQVSFKEIATKHWRSLLSCIGLVIATNVTYYMLLTYMPSYLSHNLHYSEDHGVMIIIAIMIGMLFVQPMIGMMSDRFGRRPFIIIGSIALLVFAIPAFMMINSGVLGLIFGGLLLMAVILNAFTGVMASSLPAMFPTHIRYSALASAFNISVLVAGLTPTLAAWLVETTNNLYMPAYYLMVVAVIGLITGLFMKETANKPLKGATPAASDMEEAREILQEHHDNIEHKIEDIDEEIARLEAKRKNLVQQHPDINE